In Bacillus sp. SB49, a single window of DNA contains:
- a CDS encoding M20 family metallo-hydrolase translates to MNTNTGRDQINIPANEELIEWLASYGKTKDGGVERLLYTEAWLSAQNALKERMESIGLTSRFDSVGNLFGRLEGSEPEADCVLTGSHIDTVRNGGKYDGAYGIIAGLIAVQRLMTEFGRPKRSIEIVSLCEEEGSRFPITFWGSGHITGRYGLEDGSNIQDHNGISLYEAMKACGFDPARYTSPVRKDIHRFFECHIEQGIVLEKTGSALGIVRHIVGQKRFTIKVNGESNHAGTTPMPFRKDALAVSADIIHFITKTAASTHPDLVATVGQIRAVPNVPNVIAGEALFTLDVRHQDNDILQEYCEEIHRYCLHCEAAYLMSVDMKPWLEVTPAELDPSLFQLACHTADRMNINARTIISGAGHDAQVFAPFCPTSLLFVPSRNGRSHCPEEYTPPEELEKGIELLTSMLYQSAYV, encoded by the coding sequence ATGAATACCAATACGGGAAGAGATCAAATCAATATTCCTGCAAACGAGGAACTGATCGAGTGGCTGGCATCCTACGGTAAAACAAAAGACGGAGGTGTCGAACGCCTCCTCTATACGGAGGCTTGGCTGAGTGCCCAGAACGCTTTGAAGGAACGCATGGAATCTATCGGACTCACTTCCCGCTTTGACAGTGTCGGCAATCTTTTTGGGAGATTGGAAGGAAGTGAGCCGGAAGCGGACTGCGTCCTGACCGGTTCTCATATCGATACCGTAAGGAACGGAGGCAAATATGACGGCGCCTATGGAATCATTGCGGGTCTGATTGCCGTTCAGCGACTAATGACTGAATTCGGAAGACCGAAGCGCTCGATTGAAATCGTTTCTCTCTGCGAAGAAGAGGGCAGCAGGTTTCCCATTACCTTCTGGGGTTCCGGACACATTACAGGACGATATGGTTTGGAGGATGGATCCAACATCCAGGATCATAACGGTATTTCCTTATATGAAGCGATGAAAGCATGCGGCTTCGATCCTGCCCGGTACACTTCCCCCGTTCGGAAGGATATCCATCGTTTCTTTGAGTGTCATATTGAACAGGGAATCGTCCTTGAAAAAACCGGATCAGCGCTGGGTATCGTCCGCCATATCGTCGGACAGAAACGCTTCACCATAAAAGTTAATGGAGAAAGCAATCACGCAGGTACGACACCAATGCCTTTTCGAAAAGATGCCCTCGCCGTTTCAGCGGATATCATTCATTTCATTACGAAAACGGCTGCATCCACACACCCGGACCTCGTCGCCACAGTCGGGCAGATCCGGGCGGTACCGAACGTTCCCAACGTCATTGCAGGGGAAGCCCTTTTCACCCTTGACGTCCGCCACCAGGATAACGACATTCTCCAGGAATATTGTGAGGAAATCCACCGTTACTGTCTTCACTGCGAAGCCGCCTATCTCATGTCTGTCGATATGAAGCCATGGCTTGAGGTAACGCCGGCAGAACTGGATCCGTCTCTGTTTCAATTAGCCTGCCATACGGCTGACAGGATGAACATTAACGCGAGAACGATCATCAGTGGAGCCGGACATGACGCACAGGTTTTCGCTCCTTTCTGTCCAACCTCTCTCCTATTCGTCCCGAGTCGAAATGGACGAAGCCACTGCCCGGAAGAATATACACCCCCCGAGGAACTGGAAAAGGGAATTGAGCTGCTCACAAGTATGCTTTATCAATCTGCTTATGTATAA
- a CDS encoding pyridoxal-phosphate-dependent aminotransferase family protein, which produces MTYRDLNTPIRTIMTPGPVEVDPRVLRAMSTPIVGQFDPAFTAIMNEVMEMLRQTFQTKNKWAFPVDGTSRSGIEAMLCSIIEPGDNVLVPIFGRFGYLLTEICERYGAEVHTMECPWGEVFEEEQVIKEIERISPKIVALVHGETSTGRMQPMTKIGHACRQAGALFIVDAVASIGGVEIKVDEWEIDGIVGGTQKCLSVPSGMAPLTYNERIEELIRARKKVERGISTEGDREKEGLRSKPFIKSNYLDLSMLQEYWGPRRLNHHTEATTMLYALREGLRIVLEEGLEYRFERHKHHESALIKGLEAMGLQIFGNPACKLPTVTCVTIPSEIDGESVRRMLLDEFGIEIASSFGLLQGKIWRIGTMGYSCRKENILRTLSALEAVLIRHGTDIQPGKALQAALDSYGVQTFRKSAQH; this is translated from the coding sequence ATGACCTACCGTGACTTAAACACTCCAATACGAACCATTATGACACCAGGACCTGTGGAGGTGGACCCTCGAGTGCTTCGAGCCATGAGCACACCGATCGTCGGACAATTTGACCCCGCCTTTACCGCCATTATGAACGAAGTAATGGAAATGCTCCGGCAAACGTTTCAGACAAAGAACAAATGGGCATTTCCCGTCGACGGTACATCGAGATCCGGAATAGAAGCGATGCTGTGCAGCATCATCGAGCCGGGCGACAACGTTCTCGTCCCGATTTTCGGACGGTTCGGCTATCTTTTGACGGAAATCTGCGAGCGGTACGGAGCAGAGGTACACACGATGGAATGCCCCTGGGGAGAAGTGTTCGAGGAGGAGCAGGTAATCAAAGAAATAGAACGAATTTCTCCTAAAATCGTTGCCCTTGTCCACGGAGAGACATCGACCGGCCGGATGCAGCCTATGACGAAGATAGGACACGCATGTCGACAGGCGGGCGCCCTTTTTATTGTCGATGCTGTTGCCTCCATAGGTGGAGTGGAAATTAAAGTAGACGAATGGGAGATCGACGGAATTGTCGGCGGAACACAAAAATGCCTTTCCGTACCTTCCGGAATGGCACCGCTCACTTATAACGAACGAATTGAGGAACTAATCCGAGCGAGGAAGAAAGTCGAACGCGGCATCTCGACAGAAGGGGACCGCGAAAAAGAAGGACTCAGATCCAAACCATTTATTAAGAGCAACTACCTGGATTTAAGTATGCTGCAGGAGTATTGGGGGCCTAGAAGGCTGAATCACCACACAGAAGCTACGACCATGCTGTATGCTCTGAGAGAAGGCTTGCGCATCGTTCTGGAAGAAGGGCTGGAATATAGGTTTGAACGCCACAAGCACCATGAGTCCGCCCTCATCAAAGGATTAGAAGCAATGGGGCTGCAAATCTTCGGCAATCCAGCCTGCAAACTTCCGACCGTAACGTGTGTGACGATACCTTCTGAGATTGATGGGGAATCGGTACGAAGGATGCTGCTTGATGAATTCGGAATCGAGATCGCAAGTTCATTCGGTCTTCTCCAAGGAAAAATATGGAGAATAGGGACGATGGGTTACAGCTGCCGGAAGGAAAACATCCTTCGCACATTGAGCGCGTTGGAAGCTGTTCTCATCCGACACGGCACAGATATCCAGCCTGGAAAAGCACTGCAGGCTGCTTTGGACAGCTACGGCGTACAGACATTCAGAAAGTCAGCGCAGCACTGA
- the allB gene encoding allantoinase AllB: protein MNGTLDLIIKQASVVLESGILQKDIGIKNGKVVSIEDTLSQPAADVYDASGLHLFPGMIDTHVHFNEPGREEWEGFATGSRMMAAGGATMFFDMPLNGIPSTTTRGALIEKQRVAAQKSLIDFRLWGGLVPGNEHHLASMAEEGVIGFKAFLSETGNDEFEAVDDHTLIQGMKEIAKTGKVLALHAESGPMTAFLTKEFSKRGNGTPEEYLASRPVEAELEAVERAIYYAEIVKCPLHFVHISSKRSLERIEAAKAKGMDITVETCAHYLLFNHIALKQKGAIAKCAPPLRSEEEQKELIELVMEERFDFITSDHSPCPPDMKSSDNLFESWGGISGGQFTLLSMVELAVTYNIPFEKIASLTAGNAARRFQLENKGHIRIGNDADFALVNTRRPFTVTEDNFRAKHKHSIYMGHTFPCTIEASLSRGRMVFKQDYEKQRTH from the coding sequence ATGAATGGAACGTTGGACTTAATAATAAAACAGGCGTCTGTCGTTTTAGAAAGCGGTATCCTACAGAAGGATATCGGTATTAAAAACGGGAAGGTCGTCTCTATCGAAGATACGCTTTCCCAACCGGCCGCCGATGTGTATGATGCCTCCGGGCTGCATCTGTTCCCAGGGATGATCGACACCCATGTCCATTTCAATGAACCGGGCCGGGAAGAATGGGAAGGGTTCGCTACCGGCTCACGCATGATGGCCGCCGGGGGCGCAACGATGTTCTTCGATATGCCTTTGAACGGCATACCGTCCACCACCACACGCGGAGCCCTCATCGAAAAGCAAAGAGTAGCAGCTCAAAAATCACTCATAGATTTCAGATTATGGGGTGGTTTGGTCCCCGGAAATGAACACCACCTCGCGTCCATGGCGGAGGAGGGGGTGATCGGCTTTAAAGCCTTTCTTTCTGAGACAGGAAACGATGAATTTGAAGCAGTCGATGACCATACCTTGATTCAAGGAATGAAAGAAATCGCAAAAACAGGAAAAGTCCTGGCTTTGCATGCTGAAAGTGGACCAATGACTGCATTTCTAACAAAGGAATTTTCCAAAAGAGGTAATGGTACACCGGAGGAATACCTCGCTTCCAGACCTGTCGAAGCAGAACTGGAAGCAGTGGAAAGAGCTATTTATTATGCAGAGATAGTGAAATGCCCTCTCCATTTCGTCCATATAAGCAGCAAGAGATCCTTAGAAAGGATTGAAGCAGCGAAAGCAAAGGGCATGGACATTACAGTCGAAACATGTGCCCACTATTTATTATTCAACCATATCGCATTAAAGCAAAAAGGAGCCATCGCTAAATGCGCTCCACCACTGCGCTCCGAAGAGGAGCAAAAAGAATTGATTGAACTGGTGATGGAAGAGCGATTCGATTTCATTACTTCCGATCACTCTCCATGCCCCCCCGATATGAAATCATCGGACAACTTGTTTGAGTCATGGGGCGGTATCAGTGGTGGACAATTCACCCTACTATCTATGGTCGAGCTTGCCGTCACTTATAATATTCCTTTTGAAAAAATTGCTTCGTTGACTGCCGGCAATGCTGCAAGGCGGTTTCAATTGGAAAACAAAGGACATATCCGAATTGGTAACGATGCAGATTTCGCCTTAGTGAACACCAGAAGACCCTTCACCGTGACAGAGGACAACTTCCGGGCTAAGCATAAGCACAGCATATATATGGGACACACTTTTCCGTGCACGATCGAAGCATCTCTGTCACGCGGGAGGATGGTTTTCAAGCAAGACTACGAAAAGCAACGCACTCATTAA